In Brassica napus cultivar Da-Ae chromosome C2, Da-Ae, whole genome shotgun sequence, the sequence agtttattattcatttacTTCTCTCTGTTCTACAATTAGTATATGAATACCAAAAGAAAATGTTATTATACGCTGATCGAATCCGGAAAGATGGTGCAAATAAAGACCATTCGACTTTACCAGTGGCTGCAGTTGAAAACGTGACATAACAATTAGGCAGATGAGATAGAGAAGGTAAAGCAGAGCACTCTTATCAGAATGGGGAAGAAACCAACAAAGATTCTCGGgagtttattattcatttacTTCTCTCTGTTCTACAATTAGTATATGAAtaccaaaagaaaatattattataagctGATAGAATCCGGAAAGATGGTGCAAATAAAGACCATTCGACTTTACATGTGGCTGCAGTTGAAAACGTGACAGAACAATTAGGCAGATGAGATAGAGAAGGTAAAGCAGAGCACTCTTATCAGAATGGGGAAGAAACCAACAAAGATTCTCAGgagtttattattcatttacTTCTCTCTGTTCTACAATTAGTATATGAATACCAAAAGAAAATGTTATTATACGCTGATCGAATCCGGAAAGATGGTGCAAATAAAGACCATTCGACTTTACCAGTGGCTGCAGTTGAAAACGTGACAGAACAATTAGGCAGATGAGATAGAGAAGGTAAAGCAGAGCACTCTTATCAGGATGGGTTATCACGGGTCTTCCTCCGGGGAAGAAACCAACAAAGATCCTAAGGAGTTTATTATAACATTGGACAAACTTGCAGGTATGTGTGTGTCTTCATTGTTGTAGCTCTCTCTGCTTCTTACATATTGTCTTTTCGTGTGCACTTCTGTGCAGAGCTTGAAATACCTACTTTGTTAAAAATGTCTGCCGGTCTCATGTCATGGTTACTCACTCATGTATTGGTTTTCTGACCGTTATTTGATggcttttaatatttttgacttTGTTATCACTTCTTAGAGCATCCGCATTATCACTTCTTAGAGCATCCGCATTAGTGAACCCCCTCTTGGGGTTCataagaattttttattatttttttgatggGACCATGAATAGTGATGAACATCTATCTATTGTGCTCCTGCATTGGTGAATCTGAAGAAGGGGTtcatatgaataaaataatatttattttattttttttaagttttcaaaatattgacaatacatgaataaaatataacaatttttaaaatattaaaaaaaaagaatagattacataaacaaatttttttaaaaaagattttattcAATACATTGAGAATTCATGAACATACAAAGATTATTCATCTGCGTTACCAAATTTTCGCCAAacattttcaactaaatcagctttcaaacaATCATGTTTCTCTGAATCCTGAACTTCATTGCGAATGCCTAGCATATTACCGAtattaaaacttgttctccTTTTCACCTTGGAACTTCTGCTTGACTCTCCTGACTCGAACTCAGATGTATCAGTTAGAGTGTATCCGCCTCGTTCgttctctactatcatattgtgaaATATGACACAAGTTTTCATAATCCTGCCAATCTTTTCCTTGTCCCATAGTAGAGCAGAGTTTTTAACTATTGCAAACCTcgattgcaatactccaaaagcccgttcgacatcttttctggtgGATTCTTGACGTTCAGCAAATAGCtctgctttaggaccttgaggaagtgggatggattggataaatgttgaccaattTGGATAAATTCCATCAATAAGGTAGTAGGCCatacgataagtgtggttgttgaccttgaacttaactttaggtgctcgaccttgtaaaatgtcatcaaaaactggtgaccgatcaagaacattgatatcgttgaggGTACCTGGTAATCCGAAAAATGCATGTCATATCCAAAGATCCTGTGATGCCACAGCTTCCAAGACAATTGTTGGCTTTCCTGAACCACGTGTGTACTGGCCTTTCTAAGCcgttgggcagtttttccactgccaatgcatacaatcgatgctgccTATCATCCCTGGAAACCCGCGTACCTCTCCAACATCGAGTAATCGTTGAAGATCATCTGGTGTAggtcttcttagatactcatctccaaacaatTGTATTATCCCATTAGtgaaattttccaaacataAACGTGATGTATtttcaccaagtcggagatattcgtcatatgtatctcccgattgaccatatgccagcatacgtatagctgccgtacacttttgaagtgcagaTAGCCCGTACCTTCCGTGAGCATTTTTTCTTTGCTGAAAGTATGGAACTTCAGTACTTAGGCGTtcgacaatgcgaaggaacaatggcttgttcattcgaaaatgCCGCCTAAATATTTCTGGTGGGTATGTAGGATTTTCcttgaaataatcattccatagtTGATTGTGTCCTACTTCCCGatctctttcgatataagctcaTCTCGTCGGCTTGTTGGGGTGAGCATTAACCATTGAGTCGATGAAATTATCTACGACTTGGTCGACCATTTCTTCTAAAGCTTCATCTACTTCAtcacttgatgaggaagacattgtAGAAGCAACGGACAgacaatttttttatcttttcgtTCCTATAAATGACAAAAGGGGGTTTGTAACTCATATAtaatcctttaaaaaaaaaaatttccattattctatgaaACAAATTTAATCCTTTCATAATCCTAATTTTTTTGTcaccattatgtttttttaacataattctattatttttttcattatccTTATTTTTTTCACCATCATTCTATAAAAGTTTTCAtaatcctaattttttttaacataattttattatttttttcattatccTTATTTTTTTCACCATCATTCTATAAAAGTTTTCATAATCCTAATTTTTTTCCATAATtcgattatttttttcattattcttatttttttcaccATCATTCTATAAAAGTTAACATAATTCTATCTATTTTTCATTATCCCTATTATCAATTCTATAAATTACCTTGTGGACTGTTTGATATTATTTCCAGGATGTGAATGAAGTTGTTGAAGTTTGTTGTTTGGTCCAACTCCCTTCACCCGTGAGAACTACTATGAAAACTTTGTGTGCTTGTTGAAGTTTGTGAACTTTGTGTGCTTGTTGAAGTGTATTGTTTGGTCACGAACAGCAGAGAGAAGGTTGAATTGAACTGGAGAAGAGAAGTGAAAAGCAAGAGAAGTGAAAAGAGAGACACATTTTGCTTCACTTTGAATCAAGTTTCACATGTTATAAAGCAAGAGAAGTGAAAAGAGAGACACATTTTATAAAGCAAGAGAGACATCGTTTATAAAGAGAGACACATCGTTTTGCTTCAAAGATATAGAGACAGTACATCCGTGAATCAAGTTCAGAGTTACAACAAAAGCAAAATACATGGTACAACCCGTGATGAAGTatagaaagaaacaaaagcCTACACTTTCCCGTGATTAAAACTGACATCAAGTCCTACTACCCGTGGCTTAAACTAACCGCAAACAAACAAACGTACAGAACTACCATCAACACCATGACCTTccaacccgtgacctgcaacACAGTGACCTccaacccgtgacctgcaaaaaaaaagagaacagaTTCAATAAAGCAAAACAAGGTAATACACTTCAACTACTCAAGCAAAAGAGAACAGATTCAATAAAGCAAAACAAGGTAATACACTTACCAAATCAAAGCATTTCAGTGATGAGTTTATTTTTAAGAGCCACTTTATGATCAGATAGTGTGTCTATGTTTTTGGCTAGGAGACGATCAAGGATCTTTTGTTTGGATATGGTATTTTTCTGAGCTAGGATGCTCTGTATTTGATCAAAAACTGCTTTGTTCGGCTTCTTGCGTTTGGCTGCTTTGCTAGCCTTAACACCCGGAGGCCTAAACTCCTCCTCGTCAGGCACCACATCCGCACAAGCTTCCTTCCTTTTCTTCTTGGACTGAGAGTGTGATCTCCATTTCTGATCGAACCTAAGTTCCCTCCAGCAATGTTCAAGGGTGAACTTGACATGATAGTCATTTAAGAAGATGTCATGCGCAGCCTTCATGACATCATTCTCACTTTGGCCACTCGCTTGCTCCTTCAAAGCGGTTTCATGGCATCCCACAAACTTGCACACCTCCGCATTCACccttccccacctctgcttacattgACTCCACTCTCTAGGAAGGGAGCCAATGAGCTGAGGACTTGAATTGAAATACTCCTCTATTCTCTTCCAAAACGCTCCTAACTTCTGCTCATCAAGAACTAGGGAGATAAGTGGTGAGTTGGGAAGGAATGTTATGGGATCCTTGCTGgtgttcaaccaagcactgATCAGGACAATGTCTTCTTTGGTTGACCACTTTCTCCTTTCCGCTGGTTTAACTAACCCGGGAGAGTTAACAGCTGCCTCAGCAGAGTCTACGTCTATTGGTGGACTGCTCTGCGAAGCTAAAAGGTTAACAAACCCGGGAGAGTTAAGGGAAAAATGGTCCATtttgtgttttggttttgtttggtgTTTAGATGTTTCTGTGATTTTTAAGGGTTGATTTGCTATGTTTTTAAACTAGTTTTTACCTTTGAAATGAGAGAACAATTAAACTAACTCTACCTACCAAACATTCATTACAGAAGCCATTACACAACAACTAGATAGCAATGAGCAGTTAATAGACATCAAATCAGGGGAAAAATTAACTACGGCTAAGTATAATCGAACATTAATCACATCAACCAACCAACCAACTAACAGAGAATTAATGATAGTTTTTATAAGTTCTAGTTCAACTTCTACTTCTCCTTCTAGTTTACTTTACCTATAGTTGTAGTTGTAGTTTTTATAAGTTCAAGTTCAACCGAGAATTAATGTTAGTTTTTCTAAGTTCTAGTTCTAGTTCTCGTTGTACTTTAGTTCTAGTTCTAGTTCTAGTTCTACTTCAACCGAGACATAGCACTGAGCAGAGAAACAGTTTAGTTGAGTCTAACCTTTGCTTGTCAGTCGAAGCAGATCTTCTCGAGGGTATCGACCTGCACAGTGAGGTAGTCTACCTGCCGGAGAGGATTTTAACCTCTTCCTGGACATGGAAACATCAATGAAAATGTGTTAGTCACGGTAATAAAAGTAGATAACTATCATGTAAGAGCGATGAAAGAGCTAAACAATGTTCACATACCTCAAGTGTCTCAATCTGTTTACTGAGATTCGACACCCCCATCATCACCTACTCAGCCTCCTCCACCCGTTTTGTCAGCCTTTCGAGCTCCTCCTGCACACCTATCACCCAAGGCTGACGATAATGTAACCCATCAGCCTTGGTTACAACATAAAGAATAATCAGAGTCTTTTCGATAATGGAAAACATCAACGATAATCAGACGGTGAAAAAGCACACTTACCTCGTAGTTTTTGCAGGTGAAGAACCGCTTCCCAGGAAGAGTGTCGTAGTCCTCCTTCCCGCGAACCTCATTAATGAGTCTCCCACCACACAGACACCTTCTAGGAATCCCGTATTCTGAATCGGCCACGAACCCTAACATATTGATGTGGTGGTTTT encodes:
- the LOC106377945 gene encoding glutathione S-transferase T3-like, producing the protein MDHFSLNSPGFVNLLASQSSPPIDVDSAEAAVNSPGLVKPAERRKWSTKEDIVLISAWLNTSKDPITFLPNSPLISLVLDEQKLGAFWKRIEEYFNSSPQLIGSLPREWSQCKQRWGRVNAEVCKFVGCHETALKEQASGQSENDVMKAAHDIFLNDYHVKFTLEHCWRELRFDQKWRSHSQSKKKRKEACADVVPDEEEFRPPGVKASKAAKRKKPNKAVFDQIQSILAQKNTISKQKILDRLLAKNIDTLSDHKLKCHGLEVTVLQVTGWKVMVLMVVLYVCLFAVSLSHG